The stretch of DNA CCCCATGCATATGCCTCCCTCCCGAAGCaccaatatatattttttgaacCAAAAGCCCCAATATATTGAGCCATGCACAGTGATGCAGAGCTGTCGACTGGCATCCCTTTCCACTCACTGGCATGCGGGCCCCACCACGCATCAGTTTTTCTCAGCTACAAGCTCCAGTTCCACTCATCCTCCCATGCTTCCGTTGGGCAAGAAATGCACAACACATGGAGGTTGTTAGAGCCGGGCTATAGACTACAGCTGGAGATCTTGATGCCGATGCCGATTAATTAAGCGCAAAACTATAACAAATTTAAATAACCTCGCATGGTCGCCCACGGGTTGTTGGTACGTCCAGGTTGCCGCACCTACCGCCgcgatggtgatgatggtggGGTCTACAGCGTTCGTTGGTGGACCGGGCTCACGCGCCCGGCCCGTCCCAGGCCTGGCCGATTTGCGTGGTGCACCGCTGGTGATTGGTGGCGCTGCcgtttcttgttttttttttatcctTTTCGTTTCCGCCCCACACCgacaggaggagggaggaggggctcTGTCGTGGCCGCCTTCTTTATTCCCCCCAGTGTCGGCTCGCATGTGTGCGTTTAGCCTCGCCTCATGGGGTCATCGCCCTCTGTCATTACTTACTTAAACGCAATAGTAAAGCTTGGCACTGATTGATAGTTCCGGTTTTGCCCTCGGTGACTGGGACTGGCTGGCAGCAGCTTGACTGACAAACACTTTGCTCGTGATGGTGATATTCTTTGCACAatccctgctcagcttcggataATTTGCATTGGTAATTTTGGAAGTAGTCTAGTGCAATTAAGTATGAGGATGTGAATCCATTCCCGGTCTCCAAAAGCATGACATATAAATTTTGTTTCAGAGTAACCAAACAATGAGAATTCTTCTGTTGGTTtcaatttttcttcttttgctcTGACCCTGATGTCTCGTCAGCACTTCAACTTATCACGCAATTAATTGGACAACAAAAGGAGGCTTTGTAACAACTTTTCACCGGTCCCGTCATCATGTGTGATGCTGTTCCCGTGCAAACTTCCCCAGTTGCAAAATAGTGAACAGGGCCAGATTTTCAGCTTCCGCTTTACCGTTAATCCCCTGTCGGCTGTCCCTGTCCCCGAGCGAACATCACCAACAGCTGTGCCTCGATCACCAGGGGCATTCCGGTAAATGCCCGCCGGAGGTTGAGGTGTCACATCCACTCCCCGTTATAACCCCCACCCGCACCGGGGCGCGGAAGGGAGCAGCCGCTGCGGAGCAGAGTgtcgcgctgccgccgcggtaaaagcaggggaggagggagagacgcgggccctgtttggtttaccTGTAGTACTATTAGCACACATTATCCGAGAAAAAAATCTtcaatgcatgcatggagtactaaatgaaatttatttgcaaaaccttttcacggatgggtgtaacttttcacgacgaatctaatgatagtaattaattgatgattggctacagtaaccatcctcgaatcgtgcggtcaaaggcctcattatgttcgtctcgcgaagtagaacACGGCTGTGGAATTATTTttgtaaattgactttatttaatacccttaattattagtcaaaatttttgtactacttgTGCTAACCTAACCCAAACAGGGCCGCGGCCGCACCCGCACATGCTTTAAGTCCCACTCCCCACCGCCCCAGATCTccgccctcctccctctgccCCCCACATTCACCGGCGCGCCACCtctgcccgcggccgccgccgctgtccggAGCGAGATCGGCGTGGGTGCACGGGCGCGGCTCCTGTATCTGTTTGTGGGAGACCCCGCGCGTGTCGGTGGGAGCGGGTGGGGAGGAAGCGAAggatggcggcgggcggcagatCCGTCGCGTGCTGCACCGCCGTGCTGCTCGCGGCCGCGCTGCTCCTCTCCGCGCCGACTGCCACAGGTTCGGCGCTTCGGCTCCTCTTCCTGCTGCTCCTCTGTCTCTCTTTGTCTATGTTGTCCTGCTTGTGCCGCGAATTTCGCGAGCTAGCTAGATCCGGGGCCCGATCGCCGTCGCGTATGATGCGACGAAGCTCGGGCAGCTGCGGTGATGCTTCGGCTGTGAGTGGTTCCGTTGCGCGCTGACAAATGCGGCCCCCAGTTTGGTTGGTACGGTCAGTGTCGGTGGCTCCAGTGCAGTGTCGGTGCCTCCTAATTTTGATGCTGCCATGCTCTAACTCAGCTCGATCCTTCGAGCCTGACCCAATTATGATTCGAAATTAAGTAGGCTTAGCTTCCCTTGATCGGGAGAGTATCACACACGGAGGTGGAGCTGCCCTCTCAGGCTGACCACTTAACCAGTGCACCGCTGTCTGCTGAATCTTGTACTGAGCTGCTCCATGCTGAGCGCCATGATGGTAGATCTGTTCAGGAAGTGAACAAATTAGTCAAGATCTTAGTTAATTGTAGTTCACTCTAAAGGGATCCAGTGGCCAACATAGGCGTGTGGATATTCCAAATTGGAATTGGATGTAACAGACTTCATCAATTGTGTCCATTCGTTGTTTGTGCTTCTATTAATGGGATCGGTATTTGATGTGGACCCTTTGTTTGCTCTCCGCAGAGGCTTATGATTCCTTGGATCCGAACGGCAACATCACTATAAAATGGGATATTATGCAGTGGACTCCTGATGGATATGTCGTAAGTAGCACGCCCACTCTAATAGCTGTATCTCTTTCATCTTCACCCTGCAGGTCCTGATCTATTCTATTGAATAGTCCAGTTTGACCTGTACAATATATGTAACACGGCCAATGTCGAAGTAGAAACATACATCACATATAACAAGAATAGCACCCAAAATCTATGTCAGCAGCATGCTATGCGTATCTAATTCATGATTTCCCATAAAATCTCTCTGCAGGCTGTTGTCACAATGTTCAACTATCAACAATTCCGGCACATTGGGGCACCTGGGTGGCAGCTTGGGTGGACATGGGCAAAGAAAGAGGTCATATGGTCAATGGTTGGGGCACAGACTACCGAACAGGGTGACTGCTCGAAATTCAAGGGCAACACTCCCCACTGCTGCAAGAAAGATCCCACGATCGTCGATTTACTTCCGGGCACTCCATACAACATGCAAATTGCCAATTGCTGCAAAGCAGGAGTTATAAATACATTTAATCAGGACCCAGCAAATGCTGCTTCCTCCTTCCAGATTAGTGTAGGTCTTGCTGGGACTACCAATAAGACCGTTAAGGTGCCGAAGAACTTCACTCTTAAGACTCCAGGTCCTGGGTACACCTGTGGGCGTGCCATTGTTGGCAGGCCGACAAAGTTTTTCACCTCGGATGGACGCAGGGCAACCCAAGCTCTAAGTAAGTTGCCCATCTATTCAACTTTACATTTCACTAGCTATCTGTTGCTTGTGTACTTTGGGGAAATTAGGTACAGTTAAATCATCATATTATTCTGCATGTTCCTATTCGTTAATCAGGATTTCAAATTGTTAAGTTGCAGTACTTGCCAGATTAGTAAATAATGAAAACATTTTATCAAGAGGGTTTTATTCTCAGATAAGGAATGTTAACTGATATTTATTGACAATAAGTTGCTGCTAGACCCAATAAAATGCCATCTCTTTCATTTTTTTGTTCTTCACAAAATAATGTATTATTCAGATAATCATAAGAAAGGTTCCATACAAGCCTGCTGTTTTGTCTAAGTTTTATAGTAGAGAGGTTTTTATTTCAGTTGATGGTTCTTAACAAAGATATTCTCTATCTGCAGTGACGTGGAATGTGACTTGCACATATTCCCAATTTCTAGCCCAGAAGACTCCGTCCTGCTGTGTATCTCTCTCATCATTTTACAATGACACAATTGTGAACTGCCCAACATGCTCTTGTGGCTGCCAAAATCCAAGTGGCTCCAACTGTGTGAAGTGAGTTTACCTACTTCTATATACACTACATATTAATGTTTTATTCTATTTTTTACAAATGTTCTAATGAGTTTGATTGCATTTTGACAGTGAGGATTCACCGAATCTACAATCTGCAATTGATGGCCCTGGGAAATGGACTGGTCAGCCTCTTGTACAATGCACCTCCCACATGTGCCCGATAAGAATCCACTGGCATGTGAAGCTCAATTACAAGGAATACTGGAGAGTGAAAATCACTATCACAAACTTCAACTTCCGCATGAATTACACGCAGTGGAACTTAGTCGTTCAGCATCCAAACTTTGATAATATCACTCAGCTGTTCAGTTTCAACTACAAACCACTTACCCCATATGGTGGTGGCATAAGTAAGTAAACTAACTTGTCTTCCTCAAAAGAGGAATCAAAATaatctccttccctcccctgaTGTAGTTTGCTTGTCCCATTTCAGATGATACGGCAATGTTCTGGGGTGTAAAATTCTACAATGATTTGCTGATGCAAGCTGGTAAACTTGGGAATGTGCAATCAGAACTACTTCTTCGCAAGGACTCCCAGGCTTTCACCTTCGAAAAGGGATGGGCCTTCCCACGTCGAGTGTACTTCAATGGTGATAACTGTGTCATGCCATCTCCTGAAAATTATCCATGGCTGCCCAATGCAAGCCCTCTAACAAAACAACCATTGACACTCCCACTCTTAGTATTCTGGGTTGTGTTGGCTACTCTGTTGGCTTATGCATGATGAGTGGGATCAAGAGATTTAGCGAGCTTCAAGTTGATGTCAGATTCCATGAGGTGCACTGCAGCAGGCCATTTGTTCATTCACTTCCATGGTTGCACAGAAGAGATGACACCACGCCGAGAAAAGAAAGtttatatgtgtgtgtgtttttgtaAGTTAAGGCCCAAAATGTATTTCTTGTCTGGTATATACTGGCCCCACAGCACTTTGGTGAACTTAGTTACTGCAAATTAGGTAATTACAGTTTCACCTTTTGTATTTTATAGCAAACTCAGAATTTTTCATTGAATTATGACTGCTCTTCTTGCAGTAAATGTGCTTCGTTTTGTAAGTTCTGTTGAACAGGAAAGATGATGATTGAGATCACTAAGTTCTGGTGTTTTTATTCATTTGCGGCTAACTGAGCTTCCTGAGCTAAATAGCAAACAGCTACTAATGTTTATTTTCACTGAACCAAAAGAACATAAGAACAGAGAACAAGAATAAATGCAACCCTTGTTTATTTGCTCCAGAAACTGCAAGCCTACAATCATGAATTGGCACAAATTTTAATTTGCAGTTAAGACGATCTTTGACTACGAATTGTATAATGTAATGACCTATAACaataaaatttttatataaatcatAGCTAGCTTGAGAACTCCAGCAACCTACTTAGCTGCTGTGCCTTGTCACATAACAAATGCTTAGGGGCCACTGGGAAGGATGTTTTGCTGATTGTTGTGGTCTACTGCCTAGATGGAGAATGGCCCGAGTGGACAGATGATATATGATTTGATCTCTCGTGTGATGTACACAACACATCTCCTTGAACGAAACTAGATCAGAGTTCTAGTCTGGAGGCAACGAAAGTACAGCACTGCAGATTCAACAATTGATTCAACCGGAGCAAAGAGCAGCATTCAAAATTATAACAGAACCACAGCAATGAAATATTCCAATATTACTGCAAAATACATCTCAACATCACATGGGCAACAAACGAATTCATCGAAACAACTCACTGTAGATTCGATGCAGGATTGCATTGCTCGGAACCATCCACTCCGAAGAAAAATATCTGGGCCTTCTGTGAAGGAAACCAAAGATTTTGGCTTGTGCGCAGCATCGTTGTGCTATTGTTCTGAAGCCTCGGAGATCAGAGGGCATATGCCGCCCATGCCCTGGTATATATATCCACGAGACCATAGGTACAGTGCAAAAGAAGGTTGGGCTGATGGTTCGCCCGTAGCTTTTGGTTTGTTGGCTAGTTGCGGTTCAAAGCAAACCCCAGCTTGAAGTTCATCACCCTCACCTTCCACTAGTTGGTTTTTGCTACTCCTTTAAGCAATGCCATCTAAGTGCACCCTTCCAGAGTTCCAGGTTACTCAGCATACGTGAGAATTCTACAAATCTTTGCGTGTGACGGTGAAACACTTGCAATGACAGGACAAAAGATCAAATGAGGGACCGACTAAAGCTACCTGATAACCTTCTGAAGTGCACAGTCCAACTATCTGCGCCTTATTTGAGATTTTGACAGTTTATTTAAGTAAGGCAATAGAATTGAAGAAACAATGGCAGATGTGATGCATGTTGATATAACAAACAGGAGAGAGAGCTTTTGATTAACCTCCATAAATTCAGTCTCACATCTTTTGAATAATGTGAAACAATAGATAACCCAAAAGGCATTCAATGGTTCAGATAAAAGTAAGACTGAATACGGAATCATGACATTCAAAAGCAGCACTCATGATGGTCTGTTCCAAGAGAATAACAATCCATCTATTGAACATCATGTTGATAAATAGTGCCATCAATCAGGCAAATGTTTGACTTAAAAGTGTCTAAGAATTGAATATCATAGTGTATTTTGCTTCTGGACAGCAGGACATATATCCTTCCATGCTCCAAATAAAAATGGGTGATCCCTTTCAAAATGGTTGCTCAAACACAGTGACCTTCACTTCCTTCGCGCATACAATATGGCAACAACAACCGATATCCCAACTGCAGCTGCTGGGATTGCCCAGTACTGCACCGCACTTTCCATCAGCTTGCTGGCAAATCCCGTGTCCCGCTCCTTCCTGAAAACATCCATCTCAGGAATCTCAGTAGTCGGGTCCAACTCCCCAATGAAGTAGTCTTGCATTAGCTCAATGGCACTCTTGCTGTGCCCCGCATCGTCAAATTCTTCCTTAGCATCCTTACCTTCAGAAAGATTGACACCGAGTCAAAACAAACCATACAGGAAACCAACACCCAATGGACAAGAATAGGAAAACAGAAGGCAGCAGTACCCGTTGCTTCGAGCAGAACATCAGCACCCCCAGGATGGTCTTCCAAATACTTGGTCACATCATAAATCTGCATTGCATTAATCAGCAGATAATGAGTTTACCTAGCAGTAAGATCGGTGCagctatttcaattatacttgaCCTGAAGCTTCAATTGACCCAATTTTGCTGGTAATTAGTTACGAACAGAAGGAAAAAATTCCATAGACTATCTAATGCTGTGAAAGCAGAATCAATCTACTAACGAAATTCACCATGCCCTCCCAATCTCGCAAACCTCACACCCAGAGCACCGCTAGATTGACAGCAGCGCACCACAGGCCGCGCACGGAGGCAAAAACCTCCCACTCCCAGGCCCATCCGCATCAAACGAGCAGTGCGCGCTCACCCTTCCCCATGCGCGTTCACATCTCTACCATACCTACCGAACATACCTACCTACCTACCTACCGATACCGTACGTCCAACAGCAAgcaagggaggaggaaggagcgggacggcggcgctacCTTGCCGTCGACGACGACCCAGCAGTCCTCGGGGGTGTTGTGGAGGGCGGCCTCCTTCATGCTGTACAGCTTCGTCAGCGTCGGCATCCCGTCCCCTCGCGGCTCCCCTCCCTATTCGATCTAATCGAATCGGCGTTGGCAACGAGGCGGCGATTAGATTATATGAGGGGGGCAGCGACCGCCGCTGCTTGCCGGGGAAGaagggagcgggagcgggagcacGAGCAGGCTACCGGTTCGAGTTGGGATCCACGGCTACACGAACACGCCTGTGCTATCTTGTCTTGCTGCGGAAGAAGAACAAATCGGAGGCGGGGTGGAGGGTAGTTGGGACTTCGGGAGCCGTCCGCTTTTGGTCTCTCATTGGGCCACTAGGGTTATACTCTATACCGCACGGCCCAGTAAAAATATAGCCCATGGGATGAGGAAAGTCCCTTGTAAAGAGATCTTGCACCGTGTTGAAGCCCAAACCCAAAGACAGCAGTTGTCTGTTGTCTGTTTCTTGGGAGTTTTGCGCATCAGCAGCTTCAGCAGATAGTTTCATATAGATTGATCATAGGTAGGCAGTGGCACAGATCAAATGATTGAAATTAGGATATCTAAAAAATGAATAAAATTATGAAGAATAAAAATTTATAGATTATAAGCTAGTATAAGAATAAAAATTTATAGATTATAAGCTAGTATAAAATTACTTAGCCGTCGCATCAACCAAGGATATGCATATTGGAGTTGAATAAAGTTGCATTTTTTTCATGACCACGTACTTATCCTTTATGCATATGTGATCCTGTGATTCACTGACTTCATTATGACAGGCCTCCCCCGGTCACCCTAGCGCTCCGACGGGAAAAATTCTTGACATCGATCAGGAAAAATCGAAGGGATTTCCAATTCGTTTGGGTCTCATCATAGATTCATAGTTGAAAGGGAAACCGGTTGGTGCTAAGGGTTCTTGGCTTTGATTGTAGAGAGACCTTATTCGGCAATCGGCATAGATCAAGTAGGTATCATTAGCCCGACAGCCGTGTATGAACAAGAGAAACCCAGCCGAAAGAAACAATGCCCAACGGCAGAGCGTTGCGGGGGTCGGTgcctgaaagtgatcgggtgctctagcctaagagggggagggggtgaattaggcactaataaaaacttagacctatggctccaactagtttgcacaaaacttaaactaaaacatgctatctagatgtgcaactaggttgttcaagtgtaaaacccctatcccaaaagagtttagcaacctatagcctttcctattaagaaactattctatgaaagtaaagacatacaaattgctagtatgaaatgcggaagcttaaggagagggataggagatagcaaactcttgacgcgggtgtttatcccgtggttcggttagccacaaaggcacacctacatccacgttgttgtagcactt from Panicum virgatum strain AP13 chromosome 9K, P.virgatum_v5, whole genome shotgun sequence encodes:
- the LOC120649730 gene encoding COBRA-like protein 3, whose amino-acid sequence is MAAGGRSVACCTAVLLAAALLLSAPTATEAYDSLDPNGNITIKWDIMQWTPDGYVAVVTMFNYQQFRHIGAPGWQLGWTWAKKEVIWSMVGAQTTEQGDCSKFKGNTPHCCKKDPTIVDLLPGTPYNMQIANCCKAGVINTFNQDPANAASSFQISVGLAGTTNKTVKVPKNFTLKTPGPGYTCGRAIVGRPTKFFTSDGRRATQALMTWNVTCTYSQFLAQKTPSCCVSLSSFYNDTIVNCPTCSCGCQNPSGSNCVNEDSPNLQSAIDGPGKWTGQPLVQCTSHMCPIRIHWHVKLNYKEYWRVKITITNFNFRMNYTQWNLVVQHPNFDNITQLFSFNYKPLTPYGGGINDTAMFWGVKFYNDLLMQAGKLGNVQSELLLRKDSQAFTFEKGWAFPRRVYFNGDNCVMPSPENYPWLPNASPLTKQPLTLPLLVFWVVLATLLAYA
- the LOC120649732 gene encoding cytochrome b5-like, with product MPTLTKLYSMKEAALHNTPEDCWVVVDGKIYDVTKYLEDHPGGADVLLEATGKDAKEEFDDAGHSKSAIELMQDYFIGELDPTTEIPEMDVFRKERDTGFASKLMESAVQYWAIPAAAVGISVVVAILYARRK